In one window of Candidatus Deferrimicrobiaceae bacterium DNA:
- a CDS encoding capsule assembly Wzi family protein, which yields MKTHSIHAGAVADRGRMLVAAIALLAGGLATPPAARAAELSIAREPEIYQAVEKLDAAGYLPGFAASTRPYPLSSVRDAVDNALASGDLPSDGFDRKLADWLAWYLAPRSEGRAGAGFSLTDRPGAPPLADGVPVPHGGSLFASGAFRAEPAAWFSAQASGAAFLADGDARGTRLLDTSVEAGWPFLSVEAGKISTWYGPGRNGALIFTNNAAPYPGVRLHNARPIAMPGLLSFLGTFRYDLFVARLEDDRPVPHPLLSGVRLSIRPSRYLEIGASRAMQYGGRGEPSGPSAWWTAFKGTHDNEPGSTGNQESGFDVAVNLPFRLQPVRLYLEAAGEDEATIKELNHLPVPSKWAFLGGIFLPSVFGSSRADLRLEWAANHLSGNGPSWYVHGHHPESYRGRILGHPMGTDARQLDLTGHWYFLPSTYLELSLGSLRRYSPGGPQVESTVRTGAGLVGWLTENLRAEGRFGSERIRNAEGFGGEGRTDLSFSAMLAWRVADGGQ from the coding sequence ATGAAGACCCACTCGATACACGCGGGGGCGGTGGCCGACCGTGGGCGGATGCTGGTTGCCGCGATCGCCCTGCTCGCCGGGGGCCTGGCGACGCCGCCCGCCGCGCGCGCGGCGGAACTGTCGATCGCCCGGGAGCCCGAGATCTACCAGGCGGTCGAGAAGCTCGATGCAGCCGGTTATCTGCCCGGATTCGCGGCGAGCACGCGCCCATACCCCCTCTCCTCCGTCCGGGATGCGGTCGACAACGCCCTGGCGTCGGGCGACCTGCCTTCCGACGGGTTCGACCGAAAGCTCGCGGACTGGCTTGCATGGTATCTCGCGCCGCGTTCGGAAGGGCGGGCCGGGGCCGGATTTTCGCTGACGGATCGGCCGGGTGCGCCCCCGTTGGCCGACGGTGTGCCGGTCCCGCACGGCGGTTCCCTCTTCGCATCGGGCGCCTTTCGCGCCGAGCCGGCCGCATGGTTTTCGGCCCAGGCCTCCGGGGCGGCGTTCCTGGCCGACGGCGATGCCCGCGGGACGCGTCTGCTCGACACGTCGGTCGAGGCCGGCTGGCCGTTCCTGTCGGTAGAGGCCGGGAAGATCTCCACCTGGTACGGGCCGGGGCGCAACGGGGCGCTGATCTTCACGAACAACGCGGCGCCCTATCCCGGCGTCCGGCTGCACAACGCCCGGCCGATCGCCATGCCGGGGCTTCTCTCGTTCCTCGGAACGTTCCGGTACGACCTGTTCGTGGCGCGGCTGGAGGATGACCGCCCCGTTCCCCACCCGTTGCTGTCGGGCGTCCGCCTGTCCATTCGCCCGAGCCGCTACCTCGAGATCGGCGCGTCGCGCGCCATGCAGTATGGCGGCCGGGGCGAACCGAGCGGCCCGTCAGCCTGGTGGACCGCCTTCAAGGGAACGCACGACAACGAGCCCGGCAGCACCGGCAACCAGGAAAGCGGGTTCGATGTCGCGGTGAACCTGCCGTTCCGGCTCCAGCCGGTCCGGCTCTACCTCGAGGCGGCGGGGGAGGACGAGGCGACCATCAAGGAGTTGAACCACCTGCCCGTTCCCAGCAAGTGGGCCTTCCTGGGCGGGATATTCCTTCCATCGGTTTTCGGCTCCTCCCGTGCCGACCTGCGGCTTGAGTGGGCGGCGAACCACCTTTCCGGCAACGGGCCTAGCTGGTACGTTCACGGGCATCACCCGGAAAGCTACCGGGGACGGATTCTCGGGCACCCGATGGGGACCGACGCCCGGCAGCTCGACCTGACCGGCCACTGGTATTTCCTGCCCTCCACATACCTGGAACTCTCGCTCGGCTCGCTTCGCCGCTATTCCCCCGGCGGCCCGCAGGTCGAGTCGACGGTCCGGACCGGGGCGGGGCTGGTCGGCTGGCTGACGGAGAACCTCCGGGCCGAAGGCCGGTTCGGCTCCGAAAGGATTCGCAACGCCGAAGGCTTCGGCGGCGAGGGGCGGACCGACCTTTCGTTCTCGGCAATGCTGGCCTGGCGGGTTGCGGATGGCGGGCAATGA
- a CDS encoding transcription termination/antitermination NusG family protein yields MPLSEIKWFLVKTKPLSEDRVSSRLADAGFELLFPKICKRGRRKGEVEKRPFFPTYLFVRFSLEQFRLIRYTHGVARIVAFGLEPQPVEEAIIASVRARMDDEGIVRLMRRPATWQPGQKVTIGDGPFTGIEAVFLEELPDRERVVLLLDTVSRFRVTVPKDTIQRT; encoded by the coding sequence ATGCCGTTAAGTGAAATTAAATGGTTCCTCGTCAAGACCAAGCCGCTCTCTGAAGACCGGGTGTCTTCCCGACTTGCCGATGCCGGATTCGAACTGTTGTTCCCGAAGATCTGCAAGCGGGGCCGACGAAAGGGGGAGGTCGAGAAGCGCCCCTTCTTCCCGACCTACCTGTTCGTCCGCTTTTCATTGGAGCAGTTCCGGCTGATCCGCTACACGCACGGCGTGGCGCGCATCGTCGCGTTCGGCCTCGAGCCGCAGCCCGTCGAGGAGGCGATCATCGCGTCGGTCCGCGCCCGGATGGACGACGAGGGGATCGTCCGGCTGATGCGCAGGCCGGCGACCTGGCAGCCGGGACAGAAGGTGACGATCGGCGACGGTCCCTTCACGGGGATCGAAGCCGTCTTCCTCGAGGAATTGCCCGACCGCGAGCGCGTGGTGCTGCTGCTCGATACCGTATCCCGCTTTCGGGTCACGGTGCCGAAGGATACGATCCAAAGAACATGA
- the gmd gene encoding GDP-mannose 4,6-dehydratase: protein MPKALITGITGQDGSYLAEFLLLKGYEVHGIIRRASTFNTSRLDHFYVDPHIESARLFLHYGDLTDAGQLTNLIYNVEPDEIYHLGAQSHVRVSFDIPEYTGDTTGLGTTRLLESIRRAGRKPRFYQASSSEMFGATPPPQNEKTAFYPRSPYGAAKVYSYWMAVNYREAYGLFTSNGILFNHESPRRGETFVTRKITRAVAAIKAGKQKDLYLGNLDARRDWGFAYEYVQAMWAILQHEKGDDFVVATGQSNSVQEFVEESFAYAGLDWKEYVKIDPKYFRPTEVENLIGDASKAKKLLGWEPKVSFRELVRIMVDADMEEAGVTSPGEGRKILDEKGFVFGSKL, encoded by the coding sequence ATGCCCAAGGCGCTGATCACCGGCATCACCGGACAGGACGGCTCGTACCTCGCCGAATTCCTCCTCCTCAAAGGATACGAGGTGCACGGCATCATCCGCCGCGCCTCCACGTTCAATACGAGCCGGCTCGACCACTTCTACGTCGATCCGCACATCGAGTCCGCACGCCTGTTCCTCCACTACGGGGACCTGACCGACGCGGGGCAGCTCACCAACCTGATCTACAACGTCGAGCCCGACGAGATCTATCACCTCGGCGCCCAGAGCCACGTGCGGGTCTCGTTCGACATCCCCGAGTACACGGGCGACACGACCGGCCTCGGAACGACCCGCCTGCTCGAGTCGATCCGCAGGGCGGGACGGAAGCCGCGATTCTACCAGGCGTCCTCGAGCGAGATGTTCGGCGCGACGCCGCCGCCCCAGAACGAGAAGACCGCCTTCTACCCGCGCTCGCCTTACGGCGCCGCCAAGGTCTATTCCTACTGGATGGCGGTCAACTATCGCGAGGCATACGGACTTTTCACCAGCAACGGCATCCTGTTCAACCACGAGTCGCCCCGGCGCGGCGAGACGTTCGTCACGCGCAAGATCACCCGCGCGGTCGCCGCCATCAAGGCCGGGAAGCAGAAAGACCTCTACCTGGGCAACCTCGACGCCCGACGCGACTGGGGCTTCGCCTACGAGTACGTCCAGGCGATGTGGGCCATTCTCCAGCACGAGAAGGGCGACGATTTCGTCGTGGCGACCGGCCAGTCCAACTCGGTGCAGGAGTTCGTCGAGGAGTCGTTCGCCTACGCCGGGCTCGACTGGAAGGAATACGTCAAGATCGACCCGAAATATTTCCGCCCGACCGAGGTCGAGAACCTGATCGGCGACGCCTCCAAGGCGAAGAAGCTGTTGGGCTGGGAGCCGAAGGTGTCGTTCCGCGAGCTGGTGCGCATCATGGTCGACGCCGACATGGAAGAGGCCGGCGTCACTTCGCCCGGCGAGGGCCGCAAGATCCTGGACGAGAAGGGGTTCGTCTTCGGGAGCAAACTGTAG
- a CDS encoding M20/M25/M40 family metallo-hydrolase, with amino-acid sequence MNDPVLLLQEYIRIDTANPPGDCRAAAAFLCRILSEAGLSPVMSGATPEKPNVLCHVGGTEEPGLVLVHHMDVVPAQAEEWSVPPFSAEIRDGFLYGRGALDTKNLGIAHLCAALAAREAGLLRRKLFFIANADEEVGGGEGAEYFARNLPFSLGRAVGMNEGGSGLLDAFGPGKFFLVNTWEKGPLWLTLSAEGKAGHGSRPSPQDAPGRLARAMARIAEHRDPPRLTEPVREMLAVLYAHGRVPFDPATLSGAAGDAERLEALARDFPEFDPLLRNTFAVTTLSAGFKPNVIPSRAEGTVDARILPGEAPEAVAARLGEMVREFGVSVEIAFSEPPSGSPSGPLFDAVKAAVLSVHPDAIVAPYLSTGFTDSRFYRQLGIDMYGLAPILLPRADLARIHGVDERIPVDAFRDMVKITQAMIAGWNGDREGRP; translated from the coding sequence ATGAACGACCCGGTTTTGCTGCTTCAGGAATACATCCGGATCGATACCGCGAACCCGCCGGGCGATTGCCGCGCGGCGGCCGCTTTCCTGTGCCGCATCCTGTCGGAGGCCGGGCTGTCGCCCGTGATGTCCGGCGCAACGCCCGAAAAGCCCAACGTGCTCTGCCACGTCGGGGGGACCGAGGAACCGGGGCTGGTGCTGGTCCACCACATGGACGTGGTGCCCGCGCAGGCGGAGGAATGGAGCGTCCCCCCCTTTTCGGCCGAGATCCGCGACGGCTTCCTTTACGGGCGCGGGGCGCTCGACACCAAGAACCTGGGGATCGCCCACCTCTGCGCCGCGCTGGCCGCGCGCGAGGCAGGCCTTCTTCGCCGGAAGCTTTTCTTTATCGCCAATGCAGACGAGGAAGTCGGCGGCGGCGAGGGTGCGGAATATTTCGCCCGGAACCTCCCCTTCTCCCTCGGCCGCGCCGTCGGGATGAACGAGGGGGGCAGCGGGCTGCTCGACGCCTTCGGACCCGGGAAATTCTTCCTCGTGAACACATGGGAGAAAGGGCCGCTCTGGCTGACGCTCTCGGCCGAGGGGAAGGCAGGGCACGGAAGCCGACCGTCGCCCCAGGATGCGCCCGGACGCCTCGCCCGCGCCATGGCCCGGATCGCAGAGCACCGCGACCCGCCGCGCCTGACCGAGCCGGTGCGCGAGATGCTCGCGGTCCTTTACGCCCACGGACGGGTGCCGTTCGACCCGGCGACGCTTTCGGGCGCGGCCGGCGATGCCGAAAGGCTCGAGGCGCTGGCGCGCGACTTCCCCGAGTTCGACCCGCTTTTGCGCAACACCTTCGCCGTCACCACGCTCTCGGCGGGCTTCAAGCCCAACGTCATCCCGTCGCGGGCGGAAGGGACCGTCGACGCCCGGATCCTGCCGGGGGAAGCGCCGGAGGCCGTGGCCGCCCGCCTGGGCGAGATGGTCCGGGAGTTCGGCGTGTCCGTCGAGATCGCCTTCTCGGAACCGCCATCCGGATCGCCGTCGGGCCCGCTCTTCGACGCGGTCAAGGCGGCCGTCCTGTCGGTCCACCCCGACGCGATCGTGGCGCCCTACCTGAGCACCGGATTCACCGACTCCCGCTTCTACCGGCAGCTCGGCATCGACATGTACGGCCTGGCCCCGATCCTGCTGCCCCGCGCGGATCTTGCGCGAATCCACGGCGTCGACGAGCGGATCCCGGTCGACGCCTTCCGCGACATGGTGAAGATCACGCAGGCGATGATCGCGGGGTGGAACGGCGACCGGGAAGGCCGGCCATGA
- a CDS encoding bifunctional class I SAM-dependent methyltransferase/glycosyltransferase family 2 protein codes for MMHGPEQAGWFDAQAPEDARWKRKNRYYYESVERIIRFHVPPGASVLEIGCGSGELLNALTPSRGVGIDLSPVFVAQAKEKYPHLDFRVGDAESLPLDETFDYVVLSDLIGYLDDVQRAFDALRQVCHPRTRIIITYFNYLWQPMLKLGEKAGLKRPQPEQNWLALEDLQNLLSLAGFQTVHQGYKLLLPIRIPLLAAFCNRVLANLPLFRKLSLVEVVISRPAPVPVPEESLSVSVVIPARNERGNIENAILRTPVMGRHTEIIFVEGNSSDGTAAEIERVIAAYPDRDIKLILQGDGRGKGDAVRKGFSAATGDILMILDADLTMPPEELPKFFHALASGRGEFINGSRLVYAMEKQAMRFLNTLGNKFFSLAFSFLLDQRFKDTLCGTKVLLRSDYARIAAGRSYFGDFDPFGDFDLIFGAAKLDLKIVEVPIRYRDRTYGSTQISRFRHGWLLLRMVLFALRRIKFV; via the coding sequence ATGATGCACGGCCCGGAGCAGGCCGGGTGGTTCGACGCGCAAGCGCCCGAGGACGCCCGCTGGAAAAGGAAAAACCGCTACTACTACGAGTCGGTCGAGCGGATCATCCGGTTCCACGTCCCGCCAGGCGCCTCGGTGCTCGAGATCGGGTGCGGATCCGGCGAGCTGCTGAATGCCCTGACGCCGTCGCGCGGCGTCGGCATCGACCTCTCCCCGGTTTTCGTCGCCCAGGCGAAGGAGAAATACCCCCACCTCGATTTTCGGGTCGGGGACGCCGAATCGCTTCCGCTCGACGAGACGTTCGACTACGTCGTCCTGTCGGACCTGATCGGCTACCTCGACGACGTCCAGCGCGCCTTCGACGCGCTGCGCCAAGTCTGCCATCCGCGCACCCGAATCATCATCACCTACTTCAACTACCTCTGGCAGCCGATGCTGAAGCTCGGGGAAAAGGCCGGGCTGAAGCGCCCCCAGCCGGAGCAGAACTGGCTCGCCCTCGAAGACCTGCAGAACCTCCTCTCGCTTGCCGGCTTCCAGACGGTACACCAGGGCTACAAGCTGTTGCTGCCGATCCGCATCCCGCTGCTGGCGGCCTTTTGCAACCGGGTGCTCGCGAACCTCCCGCTCTTCCGCAAGCTCTCGCTGGTCGAGGTCGTCATCTCGCGCCCGGCCCCCGTCCCGGTTCCCGAAGAATCGCTTTCCGTCTCGGTCGTCATCCCCGCGCGCAACGAGCGGGGAAACATCGAGAACGCGATCCTCCGGACGCCCGTCATGGGACGCCATACCGAGATCATCTTCGTCGAGGGGAACTCGTCGGACGGAACGGCCGCGGAGATCGAGCGCGTCATCGCCGCCTATCCCGATCGCGACATCAAGCTGATCCTGCAAGGGGACGGCCGGGGCAAGGGCGATGCGGTCCGCAAGGGATTCTCGGCCGCTACGGGCGACATCCTGATGATCCTCGACGCCGACCTGACGATGCCGCCCGAGGAGCTGCCGAAGTTCTTCCACGCCCTCGCCTCCGGGCGGGGCGAGTTCATCAACGGCTCCCGCCTCGTCTATGCGATGGAAAAGCAGGCGATGCGCTTCCTCAACACGCTCGGGAACAAGTTCTTCAGCCTCGCCTTCAGCTTCCTGCTCGATCAGCGCTTCAAGGACACGCTGTGCGGCACCAAGGTGCTGCTCCGGAGCGACTACGCGCGCATCGCCGCCGGACGAAGCTATTTCGGCGACTTCGACCCCTTCGGCGACTTCGACCTCATCTTCGGCGCGGCGAAGCTCGACCTCAAGATCGTCGAGGTGCCGATCCGCTACCGCGACCGGACCTACGGCTCGACCCAGATCTCCCGCTTCCGCCACGGCTGGCTCCTCCTCCGGATGGTGCTGTTTGCGCTGCGGCGGATCAAGTTCGTGTGA
- a CDS encoding class I SAM-dependent methyltransferase yields the protein MAGLQFRRSAGIALLVLGTALLATALLGRWTGLGRYPSCPPVQGERFSPALAARTNTLDALYREAESRASVPLATLPPEKRMLILDEVVSERFTHGALSEYNFFGNWLFRVAGRYRKGNLHIEDPDTLLRLGHSALCDETSFLLYRLAEKAGIPARHAFLEGHALMEAQYDGGWHAFDPDMEVRLRDDAGSVASVEWMRSHPDAVRAAYAARGGEEYGNRVARIFSGPVRYIVYPAQTGFSVKGQRPGRAERLAASGQFVIPLAIMALGAVLAYQKRGNASRPGTGAAQAKDGVRQHFDTLADDYDDWKRKASYYYSALAGIYGEFIPEGASVLEVGCGTGTLLASLRPRRGVGIDISERMVGIAAAKFPGLKFVTADAERFDPGETFDFVIVPDVIEHLSDVPAMFRSARRCCHEGSRVIVTCINPLWAPVLHLAERLGLKMPEGEHRWLPAATLKAMASDAGFETASALGRLLLPKRVPVLSALLNRAARHPALAPVDLLLVLVFAPKPRNPR from the coding sequence ATGGCCGGGTTGCAATTCCGCCGGTCCGCCGGGATCGCGCTCCTGGTCCTCGGGACGGCGCTGCTCGCGACGGCCCTCCTCGGCCGCTGGACCGGGCTGGGAAGATATCCGAGCTGCCCCCCCGTCCAGGGCGAGCGGTTTTCCCCGGCGTTGGCCGCGCGCACGAACACGCTGGACGCCCTTTACCGGGAAGCGGAATCACGCGCCTCCGTCCCGCTGGCGACTCTGCCGCCCGAAAAAAGGATGCTCATCCTGGATGAAGTCGTCTCCGAGCGGTTCACGCACGGCGCGCTTTCCGAATACAACTTCTTCGGCAACTGGCTGTTCCGCGTTGCGGGGCGCTACCGGAAAGGGAACCTCCATATCGAGGATCCCGACACCCTCCTGAGGCTCGGGCATTCCGCCCTCTGCGACGAGACCTCGTTCCTGCTTTACCGGCTGGCGGAAAAGGCCGGGATCCCGGCCCGGCACGCTTTCCTGGAAGGCCACGCGCTCATGGAGGCGCAGTACGACGGGGGATGGCACGCCTTCGATCCCGACATGGAAGTCCGTTTGCGCGACGATGCGGGATCGGTCGCGAGCGTCGAATGGATGCGGTCGCATCCGGACGCCGTGCGGGCCGCCTATGCGGCCAGGGGCGGGGAAGAATATGGGAATCGGGTCGCACGCATCTTTTCGGGGCCGGTCCGTTACATCGTCTACCCCGCGCAGACCGGCTTCTCCGTCAAGGGGCAGCGGCCCGGCAGGGCCGAGCGGCTCGCCGCCTCCGGGCAGTTCGTGATCCCCCTCGCAATAATGGCGCTGGGCGCGGTCTTGGCGTACCAAAAGCGTGGGAACGCATCGCGCCCCGGGACCGGAGCAGCGCAGGCCAAGGACGGGGTCCGGCAGCATTTCGACACCCTCGCGGACGACTACGACGACTGGAAACGGAAGGCGTCCTACTACTATTCGGCGCTGGCGGGCATCTATGGGGAATTCATCCCCGAGGGGGCGTCGGTTCTCGAGGTGGGATGCGGCACCGGGACGCTGCTCGCCTCGCTGCGCCCGCGGCGCGGGGTGGGGATCGACATCTCGGAGCGAATGGTCGGGATTGCCGCGGCCAAGTTTCCCGGCCTCAAGTTCGTCACTGCAGACGCCGAGCGGTTCGACCCGGGCGAGACGTTCGACTTCGTGATCGTGCCCGACGTCATCGAGCACCTGTCCGACGTTCCGGCGATGTTCCGCTCCGCCCGACGCTGCTGCCACGAAGGATCGCGGGTAATCGTGACGTGCATCAACCCGCTCTGGGCGCCGGTGCTCCACCTCGCGGAGCGGCTCGGGCTGAAGATGCCCGAGGGCGAGCACCGGTGGCTGCCCGCCGCGACGCTGAAGGCGATGGCCTCGGATGCCGGCTTTGAGACGGCCTCCGCACTGGGGCGCCTCCTGCTCCCAAAGCGGGTGCCGGTCTTGTCCGCGCTCCTCAACCGGGCGGCGCGCCACCCGGCGCTGGCGCCGGTCGACCTGCTGCTGGTGCTCGTGTTCGCGCCAAAGCCCCGAAACCCCCGGTAA
- a CDS encoding glycosyltransferase: MKKLLIFIVCYHAERFIEGVLERIPASVWETDKFETEILVIDDQSTDRTFQTVHAYARKHEKQRITLLYNPVNQGYGGNQKIGYHYAVEKGFDAVLLLHGDGQYPPEHLFEMVEPIMDGDADVVLGSRMIRKLDALKGGMPLYKWLGNQLLTAIQNCLLGCSLSEFHTGYRAYSVKALAQLPFELNSNYFDYDTDIIIQMLDTGRRIQEIPIPTFYGDEISRVNGIKYAAKITWTTLMSRIMRLGIFYHPKFDYHAGNSRYEGKFGYPSSHEFAIGHLEPGWTVLDVGCGPGIMARALAERDIRTVSVDVRIPDSARECSAIAIEADIESYDFADMETPVQAILLLDILEHLKSPESLVCRLRESFGDRRPRVIATTGNIAFFVSRMALSFGIFNYGPRGILDLDHTRLFTFGSFRRLFEMHGYDVLEVEGIPVPFPLALGNTRLARCFLALNRALIRLSKPFFSYQIAMVARPRPTLKQLLKDAEQKSETIMSEMG, from the coding sequence ATGAAGAAACTTCTGATCTTCATTGTCTGCTATCACGCCGAACGTTTCATCGAGGGCGTCCTCGAACGGATCCCGGCATCCGTCTGGGAGACCGACAAGTTCGAGACCGAAATCCTGGTGATCGACGACCAGTCGACCGACCGGACCTTCCAGACGGTCCATGCCTATGCCCGGAAGCATGAAAAGCAGCGGATCACCCTGCTGTACAACCCCGTCAACCAGGGATACGGCGGCAACCAGAAGATCGGCTATCACTATGCGGTCGAGAAGGGATTCGACGCGGTCCTGCTGCTGCACGGGGATGGCCAGTACCCTCCGGAACATTTGTTCGAAATGGTGGAGCCGATCATGGACGGCGATGCGGATGTCGTTCTGGGTTCGCGCATGATCCGGAAGCTCGATGCGTTGAAGGGAGGCATGCCGCTGTACAAGTGGCTGGGGAACCAGCTGCTGACCGCGATCCAGAACTGCCTGCTCGGCTGCTCCCTCTCGGAATTCCATACCGGCTATCGCGCCTACAGCGTCAAGGCGCTGGCGCAGCTTCCCTTCGAGCTGAATTCGAACTACTTCGATTACGACACCGACATCATCATCCAAATGCTGGATACCGGGCGGCGCATCCAGGAAATCCCGATTCCGACGTTTTACGGCGACGAGATCTCACGGGTCAACGGCATCAAGTACGCCGCGAAAATCACATGGACGACCTTGATGTCGCGGATCATGCGGCTCGGGATCTTCTACCACCCGAAATTCGATTACCACGCCGGCAACAGCCGGTACGAGGGCAAGTTCGGCTACCCGAGCTCCCACGAATTCGCGATCGGGCATCTCGAGCCGGGCTGGACCGTCCTCGATGTCGGTTGCGGTCCCGGCATCATGGCCCGCGCCCTCGCCGAACGCGACATCCGGACGGTCTCCGTCGACGTGCGCATCCCCGACTCCGCCAGGGAATGCTCCGCCATCGCCATCGAGGCCGATATCGAGAGCTACGATTTTGCCGACATGGAGACGCCGGTGCAGGCCATCCTGCTGCTCGATATCCTCGAACACCTGAAATCGCCCGAATCGCTGGTCTGCCGCCTGCGCGAGTCTTTCGGCGACCGGCGCCCACGGGTGATCGCCACCACCGGGAACATCGCGTTCTTCGTGTCGCGGATGGCCTTGAGCTTCGGGATTTTCAATTATGGGCCGCGCGGCATCCTCGACCTGGATCACACGCGTCTCTTCACCTTCGGGTCATTTCGCCGGCTGTTCGAAATGCACGGCTACGACGTCCTCGAAGTCGAAGGGATTCCGGTGCCGTTCCCGCTGGCTCTGGGGAATACCCGCCTGGCGCGATGTTTCCTGGCGCTCAATCGCGCGCTGATCCGGTTGTCGAAGCCGTTCTTCTCCTACCAGATCGCGATGGTGGCCAGGCCGCGGCCGACCTTGAAGCAACTGCTAAAGGATGCCGAGCAGAAGAGCGAAACAATCATGTCGGAAATGGGGTGA